From a region of the Penaeus vannamei isolate JL-2024 chromosome 32, ASM4276789v1, whole genome shotgun sequence genome:
- the LOC113805680 gene encoding maltase A3: MAMSLKRPQLEESVSAEKRHKIKRKKAPWWHSDIIYQVYPRSFCDSSGDGTGDLKGIASKADYLKELGVGTVWLSPIFSSPMADFGYDVSNFTAVEPLFGTMDDFDALRAALHDRGLRLVLDFVPNHSSDEHEWFVKSRRREEPYTDYYIWADPKGFDEAGQPIPPNNWLSVFRGSAWAWAEERQQFYFHQFLAKQPDLNFRNQRVRDEMKNILKFWLDKGIDGFRIDAIKHLFEVADLSQDEPVAKDSAVEDSLDYGFLSHPFTVNQPETFEVVAEWRDVMDQYPEKLMMVEMWDGDIGEVMKYYGSDSVPLADFPFNFLLIDSFRSRSDLSGAALKDALDLWMDNMPEGKWPNWVLGNHDNGRVGSRFGEDLVDALNMLVLLLPGTPVTYYGEEIGMVDAPVSWEETQDPQGRHYGREKYLEHSRDPARTPMQWDNTAFAGFTRGNSTWLPVNKNYKTLNVQAQLRAEKSHLKVYKELARLRKREPFAGGRTAYPVVTREIFSVLRYLEGYESYLLVINTSEEELEVDLHHHANMELPLTAEVVLRSVTDAAETTVPGSEVNLNEVKLVAGEGLLLRFAE, encoded by the exons ATGGCGATGTCATTGAAACGCCCGCAGTTAGAGGAAAGTGTCAGTGCCGAGAAAAGGCACAAAATCAAGAGGAAAAAGGCCCCCTGGTGGCACAGTGACATCATTTACCAAGTGTACCCACGTTCCTTTTGTGACAGCAGTGGAGATGGCACTGGGGACTTGAAAG GCATAGCGTCCAAGGCGGACTACCTGAAGGAGCTGGGCGTGGGGACGGTGTGGCTGAGTCCGATCTTCTCGTCGCCGATGGCTGACTTCGGCTACGACGTCTCCAACTTCACCGCCGTCGAGCCGCTCTTCGGGACCATGGACGACTTCGACGCGCTCAGGGCGGCGCTGCACGACAGAG GCCTGCGGCTGGTGCTGGACTTCGTGCCGAACCACAGCAGCGACGAGCACGAGTGGTTCGTCAAGTCCAGGCGGAGGGAGGAACCCTACACGGACTACTACATCTGGGCGGACCCGAAGGGCTTCGACGAGGCCGGCCAGCCCATCCCGCCCAACAACTGG CTGAGCGTGTTCCGGGGgtcggcgtgggcgtgggcggaggagCGGCAGCAGTTCTACTTCCACCAGTTCCTGGCCAAGCAGCCCGACCTGAACTTCCGGAACCAGCGAGTGCGGGACGAGATGAAG AATATTCTCAAATTCTGGTTGGACAAAGGCATCGATGGTTTCCGAATAGATGCCATAAAACACCTGTTCGAAGTGGCAG ACTTGAGCCAAGACGAACCGGTCGCGAAGGACTCGGCCGTGGAAGACAGCCTGGACTACGGCTTCCTCAGCCACCCCTTCACCGTCAACCAGCCAGAGACCTTCGAAGTGGTCGCGGAGTGGAGGGACGTCATGGACCAGTACCCTGAAAA GCTGATGATGGTCGAGATGTGGGACGGCGACATCGGCGAGGTCATGAAGTACTACGGCAGCGACAGCGTCCCCCTGGCGGACTTCCCCTTCAACTTCCTGCTGATCGACAGCTTCCGCAGCCGGAGCGACCTGAGCGGCGCCGCCCTCAAGGACGCCCTCGACCTGTGGATGGACAACATGCCGGAGGGCAAGTGGCCCAACTGGGTG CTCGGTAACCATGACAACGGGCGCGTGGGGTCCCGCTTCGGCGAGGACCTGGTCGACGCCCTCAACATGCTGGTCCTTCTGCTGCCGGGGACGCCCGTCACCTACTACGGGGAGGAGATCG GCATGGTGGACGCCCCCGTGTCGTGGGAGGAGACGCAGGATCCCCAAGGGCGACATTACGGGCGTGAAAAGTACTTGGAGCACAGCAGAGATCCTGCGAGGACGCCCATGCAGTGGGACAACACAGCCTTTGCTG GCTTTACGCGAGGGAACAGCACGTGGCTGCCCGTGAACAAGAACTACAAGACCCTCAACGTCCAGGCTCAGCTGCGAGCGGAGAAGAGCCACCTGAAGGTCTACAAGGAGCTCGCCCGACTGAGGAAGCGGGAGCCTTTTGCAGGAGGACGGACTGCATACCCCGTGGTCACCAGGGAAATATTCTCGGTTTTGCG gtACCTCGAAGGCTACGAGAGCTACCTGCTGGTGATCAACACgtcggaggaggagctggaggtcgACCTCCACCACCACGCCAACATGGAGCTTCCGCTGACGGCCGAGGTCGTCCTGCGCTCCGTCACGGACGCGGCGGAGACGACCGTCCCGGG GTCCGAAGTAAACTTAAACGAGGTAAAACTTGTAGCAGGAGAAGGTTTATTATTGAGATTTGCAGAatga